A region of Clostridium acetobutylicum ATCC 824 DNA encodes the following proteins:
- the csrA gene encoding carbon storage regulator CsrA: MLVMGRKKGESILIGDDIEITIVSLDENSVKIAINAPREVTILRKELYNKIKEENKEAVIKSSEVLKELTLKK, encoded by the coding sequence ATGTTAGTTATGGGAAGAAAAAAAGGCGAATCTATTTTAATAGGTGATGATATAGAAATAACTATTGTGAGTTTAGATGAAAATTCTGTTAAAATAGCTATTAATGCACCTAGAGAAGTAACTATTCTCAGAAAAGAATTATACAATAAGATTAAAGAAGAGAATAAAGAAGCCGTTATTAAGAGTAGTGAAGTTTTAAAGGAATTAACTCTAAAGAAATAA
- the fliD gene encoding flagellar filament capping protein FliD, whose protein sequence is MSSTSGTGSTSAYNSPMRMTGLASGLDVDSIVSKLMQPYEMKRDTMKQDETYLEWKRDAYRAVTTSSATLSSTYFDQLNQDNYMLTPNAYADYTGISDDNTNTTSDASKDTGVIAKGHEGTAEGNYSVTVNRVGTTARNANTLTGQTVTDAGGKTYTLSDSGSAVAANGGNDTLTVVFNGKTQDFKLGNMSVDDTLKSVASYFNLTVTSSTLDGQYHISANSSIGGNIFQSGTTGKVTSGATVDSSAPADTVVGVGGISGGKGALGAVDYNASGNNFFKNIFGLSGTNTSTAASVTAIDGNSKTKTLSNVTGINMIDGVNANVTITEPNGSKGTVESMNNDFSVDGVEYDISKINLAESGSVYTPHKANIQMTLNVDKIYNKITGFIDKYNAYVQQINDKINETKTYSYKPLTDAQKKAMTDDEVTKWETQAKQGILANDSYLQSMVTEFRKAFYTGVDGAGFTLTDLGISSYSGVGDAVNKAGQMKYDPATLKTAIKKYGSSIYNIFAKQSKDESLYIKNNDINQSSADIAKTMARRQTRYSQEGIFQRINDIMQDYTRVNTFPPGTLVQLAGSSTSTDTTSTLTKQIKDKLQAINDYDSTLSDKQEQFYLQYSKLESYLAQAQSQQQSLQSQLSKL, encoded by the coding sequence ATGAGTAGTACAAGTGGTACAGGCAGTACATCCGCTTATAATTCACCAATGAGAATGACTGGATTGGCATCAGGATTGGATGTTGACAGTATAGTAAGTAAGCTTATGCAGCCTTATGAGATGAAGAGAGACACCATGAAGCAGGATGAAACTTATCTAGAGTGGAAAAGAGATGCGTATAGAGCAGTTACAACAAGTTCTGCTACACTCTCAAGCACATACTTTGATCAGTTAAATCAAGACAACTATATGTTAACACCCAATGCTTATGCTGATTATACAGGAATAAGTGATGACAATACAAATACAACAAGTGATGCAAGCAAGGATACTGGAGTAATTGCAAAAGGACATGAAGGAACTGCTGAAGGAAATTATTCAGTTACGGTAAATAGAGTTGGCACTACTGCTAGAAATGCTAATACGCTTACAGGACAAACTGTAACTGACGCAGGTGGAAAAACTTATACTCTTAGTGATTCAGGTTCCGCGGTTGCTGCTAATGGAGGAAATGATACATTAACTGTTGTTTTTAATGGTAAAACTCAAGATTTTAAATTGGGAAATATGTCAGTAGATGATACGCTTAAAAGTGTAGCAAGTTATTTTAATCTTACTGTAACTAGCAGTACGCTTGACGGTCAATATCATATAAGTGCAAATAGCAGTATTGGTGGAAATATCTTTCAATCAGGTACAACAGGAAAGGTAACATCAGGAGCTACTGTAGATAGTAGCGCTCCAGCAGATACTGTTGTTGGTGTAGGAGGTATAAGCGGAGGAAAAGGTGCTCTTGGTGCAGTAGATTATAATGCTAGTGGAAATAATTTTTTTAAAAATATATTTGGATTAAGTGGAACAAATACTAGTACAGCAGCTAGTGTTACAGCTATAGATGGGAATAGTAAAACTAAAACATTAAGTAATGTAACAGGTATTAATATGATAGATGGTGTTAATGCTAATGTTACTATAACAGAGCCTAATGGATCAAAGGGTACTGTAGAATCAATGAATAATGATTTTTCAGTAGATGGTGTTGAGTATGATATAAGTAAAATAAATTTAGCTGAGTCAGGTTCTGTATATACACCGCACAAAGCTAATATACAAATGACTCTTAATGTGGACAAGATATACAATAAAATAACGGGCTTTATTGACAAGTATAATGCTTATGTACAGCAGATCAATGATAAAATAAATGAAACTAAAACGTACAGCTATAAGCCGCTTACAGATGCTCAGAAAAAAGCAATGACCGATGATGAGGTGACTAAATGGGAGACACAGGCTAAACAAGGTATACTTGCAAATGATTCATATTTGCAGAGCATGGTTACAGAGTTTAGAAAGGCTTTTTATACTGGTGTTGATGGGGCAGGTTTTACCTTAACTGATTTAGGAATAAGTTCTTATAGTGGTGTTGGAGATGCTGTAAACAAGGCTGGACAAATGAAATATGATCCGGCTACGTTAAAAACTGCTATAAAGAAGTATGGGAGCAGTATATATAATATATTTGCAAAGCAATCTAAAGATGAGTCTTTATATATCAAAAATAATGATATTAATCAAAGCTCTGCTGATATAGCAAAAACTATGGCTAGAAGACAAACAAGATATTCTCAAGAAGGAATTTTTCAGAGAATAAACGATATTATGCAGGACTATACTAGAGTAAATACTTTTCCGCCAGGAACTTTAGTTCAGCTTGCAGGATCATCTACAAGTACAGATACTACAAGTACTTTAACTAAGCAAATAAAAGATAAGCTTCAAGCTATAAATGATTATGATTCTACATTATCAGATAAACAAGAACAGTTTTATCTGCAGTATTCAAAGCTTGAAAGTTATTTAGCACAAGCACAAAGTCAGCAGCAATCTCTTCAATCTCAATTATCAAAACTGTAG
- the fliS gene encoding flagellar export chaperone FliS: MYGSNAYKTYKNNSVTYASKEQLLLMLVDGAVKFAKIARNSMEAKDIKKTHEYLIRVEDIFTELMACLDLSKAGDWGEDLFKLYSFISSQLVKANLKKDINILDETMPLIIEVRDMWYEAYKLSKR, encoded by the coding sequence ATGTATGGTAGCAATGCATATAAGACATATAAAAATAACAGTGTAACTTATGCTTCTAAAGAGCAGCTATTGTTAATGCTTGTAGATGGCGCTGTAAAATTCGCTAAAATAGCAAGAAATTCAATGGAAGCTAAAGATATTAAAAAAACTCATGAGTATCTTATAAGAGTGGAAGATATCTTTACAGAATTAATGGCATGTTTAGACTTGTCAAAAGCAGGAGATTGGGGTGAGGATTTATTTAAACTATATAGTTTTATAAGTTCTCAGCTTGTTAAAGCAAATTTAAAAAAGGATATTAATATTTTAGATGAAACTATGCCACTTATTATAGAAGTTAGGGACATGTGGTATGAGGCATATAAGTTATCTAAAAGGTAG
- a CDS encoding flagellar protein FlaG — protein sequence MDINLVCQGGQSLENTPVDSKNIKTQKIEIDAVKNVENIEIKNEKETKNTGKDIDKLLKKDNTHVEYSVHKVFGDLIIKIVDNDTKKVVEEIPPEKILDMVAKLCQADGVLLDKKV from the coding sequence ATGGATATTAATTTAGTATGTCAAGGAGGACAGTCGCTAGAAAATACACCTGTGGATAGTAAAAATATTAAGACTCAAAAAATAGAAATAGATGCAGTAAAAAATGTAGAGAATATTGAAATTAAGAATGAAAAAGAAACTAAGAATACAGGGAAAGACATTGATAAGCTCCTTAAGAAGGATAATACTCATGTGGAGTATTCGGTACACAAAGTCTTTGGTGATTTAATAATAAAAATTGTTGATAATGATACTAAAAAGGTAGTGGAAGAAATACCTCCTGAAAAAATTCTTGATATGGTAGCAAAACTTTGTCAAGCAGATGGTGTTTTGTTAGATAAGAAAGTTTAA